The region aactttaACAGTCCCTGACTGTTTACGCCCAGATTGCTACCTATcctaacgctaatccctcacacatacattacacacattTGTAATACACACATTACACATATCATATCAGCAGATAAAGTGTGAACAGCAGCAAGTATGACAGCTGTGGAGGCACCTTATCCACTCAGGGCAGGACTCCTTCTGTGGACCCTGGCCTCTTTACAGGgtcttcagcccccccccccccctccttcctccttcTTCCAGTCAGTCTGCACAAAGCAACCAGTTTATCCCGGAAAGGGACTGAGCTGCTGGTAGGACCTCCTCTCCTCCGGACAGCACTGAGTCTTCAGTGGATGGAGGCAGCACAGTACATATTGTAGGAACTGCCGTGTGCGCTGTTGCACTTGCAGAGGATTTACTGGCCCCCCAGTGGCCTAGTCTGAGCCAGGGTATGTCACTTCACAGAAGCTTCTTCcactgctcaactgtccaatgccgatgttccttgcaccattgtaaacAGTGCAATACATCTTTGAAAAAACTCGCCAGACATtggcaggatgaatagagggtaataccaactgaagtgtatcagatgtggTAGAgattatgccacagagagtaaccAATGTCATGAAGCCCCACTAagaattaacatatgtaaataaatactacgttTGATTCTCGCTTAGGGAACCAATTACATTTTGTAGGATAATGTAACATTTACTAGAATTCTGAAATTCTGCAGATTTGGGCACAGAATCcctgccttagggcgcccacccactggcgattttttttcctttgcgttttttctcaagagcaattagttttgaatgtactcctgtccactggcgttttttttttcagtccgttgcaatttttaacataggaactgtcagttgcatatgtgttcttatttttctcttaatgcacccatgaatgtcaatgtaaattaacggaaaaagccgcgaaaatgccgcgaaaaagccgcggaaaacgctgcatttttcacgcacgaaaatcgcaaacgccagtgggtgggcgccctaaatctgCAGCTAAGACCACcataagtttctatgacaatagATCTGTTAGGTGTCATTACTACTTGGAGGTAGTACTACAAGACAAAGCATACGGTTAActattttgtatattttattaCTAGACTGCATGCTACTGGATCAAGAAATCAAACACTTGTGAAGTCTGTCTCATTTCCACCATAGGCAAAAAGCAGTTTTATTTATTGAGCATATGACAGGAATACAAGAAGTGCTGGAAGTAAGGTATATGACAAGAAATATTGTAGCTGCTGTAATTACGCAAAAATACAAATGCTGAACTTATGTCGATTTGTATTGTTCATTTTAAGTAATGGATTTAGCCCACCATGGCGTGTTCACATGTCGCATTTTTTCTCAGCACATAATACATACAGGCCTCCTGGTCCCAAACTTTTATGCAGTTTTTCTCATCATAATTTTTCGGTGTACCatgactacatgaaaaaaaacacaatatattagaaagctattaacactttaacTGTACCCTTATATTCTCACCAGTGTAATGCCTTATCCATGTAATGctcataaaaaacaaacaaacctcagaataagggcttagtcacacgagcgtatatcggccgacagAAGCTACCGAGTAATTCACGGGGTGGTGTATACATGATCGGACGTGGGGGGGCAACAGcttagctgtcttccccttccctccccgactctctgcaagggaaggaggcggAGCAGGGCAGGagttagtgtgctgagctcccgccccctctccgcccattgccactgtttgcaacggGAGTGGGCGAAGCCTAGCTCCACCTCTcccactctcattgcaaacagcggcaagaggcagagaggagaagagaaggggggggggtgagtttaGGAGTCACACtgataaacttcctcccacctcccttctccggcagctgtcattggctcccataagagtctctgcagctgccgccagtgtaaaagcgcccatcTGAGCGCTTTTACTCCATGgaaatacacccctgtgcactgatgcattgtaaaccaatgcatcagaggggcagcgtacagCGGCCAGCCGTAAAaatgccagccgatatatgctcatgtgaataagcccttaaagaggatTCTCTTATCTATGCCAATGGCTCAATGGGGACAGACGGCAAACTTGTCTAGTCCTCCTATATAGACTAATCAACAAAGCTGCCTTCCCAGTTTTACACAGCCTTGCTAAGTCATTAATGATATAATAATTCTTAACCCATGTGAACTCGTCTCCCAAACCATATTTATTTAACCTCTTCCCAACaagacatacatgtacatcaagTATTCTAGGggagtgtatggagcaggctcaggagctCAGCTAGTTCTAATCTTGGCCATGTAACCTGTCAGATGTCATGGTCAATAGTGACCACAGCAACTAAGTTATTAGAAGCAGAGTGGCCTCCCTTTATCACCTCATCATCTCCCACAGGGCATATAGTGGCAATGCATTGCTATGGTAGCTAAGAGTCTAACAATGGCTGCCACAGATGTCATCTTAGTACTCCCATTACACTCTACCATAGGCATGGTATAATAGGATAATGCTAATAGCAGAATACACTGCAATCCAGAAGGATTGCACTATATTTTAAATGTGATCAAGCAATTGCATGGTATAGTCTGCTAGTGGGATAAAAAAAGGAACTGAACAAAAAGTTTAACATCATTTTTAAAAAGCTAAATTATCAAaagtaaaaaacccttttcctatttattacttAAAATCTAAACAGTTAAAAGAAGTTTATAATTTATAAAAGAAGTTcataatgggtttattcacagtgTGTTTTTTCATGCGCTTGAAGATGTCCTACTTTGAGGCATATTCTGCACCACAATAGACCATTTGACTGAATGGGCCAACGCTAATACACAGTGAGGGTTTAAACAGAGGATCatatttttgtcctgttttgcagCTGTGAAAATCATGACTTTAAAATGGGAcgtaacaaaaccattgatttcaatggcttacgTTTCTCTAGCGGGACTCTTgtgcgttaatactacgtgcgagaaaagataggacttcccCTATCTTTGTCGTATGTAGTTTTTCTATGTGCGCAAAAGAGAAAGCAGGATCTATTttacctttttgctttttttcaaacttgaGCGCAATAGcgaggagtttgaatagtcaaaagcAAGAAAAACGGTTGACACGCTGCATAGTagggagcgtattagcgcatgcgctcatcttgagaaggtacaggtccataaaatggaagaatctgtctcaaaatggccgctagatacaaaatggagcattataagatgtaaataagcttgtgtgtagtgaaacaataattaaatcAGAGATAACTTGCAGAGCATGgctttcggtgcaatgtctaatgatttgttttttttctattcatccgagaacatttgcctggtacagtcgctatcaaaagagactcccccactcctgagctatgggaaaagagcaaatcgtgctgataacacgctgcgatcatccaagcaccacaagggaggatgggataacgtccgggaggaatcatttgaaggacatttcacatatttattctcactgcgctgattgttgaaaaaagcacaattcttgatgttttttctaaccccatgactaatgatgacgtattgctttcctgtatttagaacgatactcagtcaataaacgctcagagtacgtacgccttaagcaaagcgagctatatacttgccgtggctctctctccgtatctgaggagaactggaaaccgactcttgtgtggttcttggcctccgtgctgcagcggatacgaattgatttggaacccaagacttgaaaggttaatgtgaccggtcatgtgtaacggtccttaacaatcTTTTTAAGTCCTGAATATGCAGGAAACGTGTATTCACTGTACTTGAGCAGCAAAAAATGGGCCCTTCTGTATActcttttgcatgcgcaaatacacagtgtgTTGGCAGGCACAAAACCGTAAAGCAGCGGGCGATTTTTCGGTCACattaatacgctgcatatttatgttaccaaaatgcgcttacgcctgtgtgaatgagcccttgcttgttgtgaacagagccttaactGTCCCATTAAATTGAAAATGAAACATCTTACGCTTGGCAGCAAGTCATGgatccaccagcagaacagtgacagTCTAAACactcctttgttctccattttGAGCCATATTCATGAACCACTCCATCATACATGCATCCTAGGAATTGAAGATACTCATTAAATATAGGATGTATATGCAGAATGCAGATTTGTTAAAGTTTGCTACTTTACCTGATGGGTTTTACAAAAAAAGCGTTTTCTTACAAATATCCACAATACAACGAATGAATATCCATATATATCTAtgggggaattgagaagggttgCGTAGTTTGTATTGCGGGAGTCCTTGTGGTCATCTGTGTTGCCCACTGATGATCAATTAGTCACATCCTTATATATGTCTACAGATGTGTACTTACTTTTTACGCCACCCATCCACTAGAGAGATTGCAATAAATTTTGTAACTTTTAAAGGAGTTGCAATTCCTAAATCTGTTTTATAACCTGAAACCACACCCTACTTTCTCTTCACCTTAAAAAAATAGAGTAAGGCCTCAGTCAaatgggcgtttttatgtgaaaaTATTACTCGCATTTGCGATTCGTATCTATTatgaaccaatgcttttcaatagcagcagtcacatgcccgaTATATTCCTGCGCataaaaatgtgcagcggtaaatatagtgcagcggattttaaaatgcaagtaactgcagcatccgccttttttgtatgtgaaacccctggatgctgtcacatccaggggtttcaccttgtgctcaatggggccggcggcagcagcgccgaccccatcgaGAACATACAGGGAAGaccgcgatcctctggcacagctgtgacaactgtggcacaggagcgcaatgctctcccattgctttcaatggggttggcgcttctgcagcccaattgaaagcaattagCTGCCGGCAAGCCATGCAGTGATTTTCacgaaagggctttaaatataagcccttccctgaaaagcatctctagaatgtgaaaaaattaaacaatatatatactcacctctccgcagctgccgctgctcaggcgcatccagtcgTGTCTtcttcctgaactgctgtgaagtgcttttagcaggcggggatttaaaatccccacctgctgaaagggctgcctttgattggctgagcactgtgaccagccagaggcagcactcagctattaaatgacagctgagttgcctgtgattagtccctgtgctcagccaataagaggcagcactcacacattcattgaattcagccattcatcgaattcaatgaatgagtgagtgctgcatctgattggtaggattttaaatccccgcttgctgaaagcacttcacagcagttcagggagaagatgcggctagatgcgcctgagccccggcagctgcagacgggtgagtatatatgttttttaattttttacacattcaagggatgcttatatttaaagctcttccccgaaaatcactgcaggggctgccagcatctcactgctgtagcatcggctccattgaattcaatggcatagcattgcagtcctctaccacagctgtgacaaaggatttcttcatctccgcagggagtccccttgtcattggacactgacaatgctgtcacagtgtccattgacaaggagactccccgtgaagatgaagaaatcctctgccacagctgtcacagctcgggcagagaatcgcgatcttctctgtatgtgaaTACGGccatcggccccattgaccaaaggggAAATCCCTGTATGtgacagccggattatcgccatgggaaacgcagtgaaaaatcACCTGCGGACAGGAGGCCTAACTATGAAACTACCGCCCAGCGTTTGATAAATTTCCTCCAATGTGTTTAATAAATaaatctatataatatatattctaGGAATGGTATTTCATGAAAGTGGACAGTGGGATCATCAATTTTGATGAcaactttaaagggttttttttcaggaCCCCCAAAAATTCTTTTACAGCTGTGAAATGttgtaaaataatttttaaaaaggcaTGATTACTTCCTTTGGTGGCTCCCCTTTCAGTGCTGGAGCCCCATACCTGCTGCTCTGAACGTGGAAGAAGTCAGCTACAGTCatatgccattcattgtgcatgtgagttttcagcgctcagccaatcacaggctccaGTAGTCATTCTGCCTTgatcactgaagcctgtgattggttacagcacaAGACTGCAGCTATCAACCCCCCAAAATAGCCTTTTTTGTCATCCCATAGAACTCCTTTAACTAGGTTTATGTAAAGGTTTGGTAAAATAACTCCCCCCTAGAGTGAAAGCCATTTATTAATTAGTCTGTTTCACATACAGTAAGTATATTACTAGACTTTCCTAAAATGGTTAAATGAGGGATACTTTATTTATA is a window of Eleutherodactylus coqui strain aEleCoq1 chromosome 4, aEleCoq1.hap1, whole genome shotgun sequence DNA encoding:
- the LOC136624842 gene encoding beta-microseminoprotein-like encodes the protein MMKYLWVIALFGAGIFVGICNAACFQSAPKEHEDGDPEGCMYDGVVHEYGSKWRTKECLDCHCSAGGSMTCCQAHGTPKNYDEKNCIKVWDQEACMYYVLRKNATCEHAMVG